In Palaemon carinicauda isolate YSFRI2023 chromosome 32, ASM3689809v2, whole genome shotgun sequence, the genomic stretch gataaaccagtcttaggaggttatttgatactccttgtttaagggaggtcattcgtttcatggctgatagactaatttttgtcttctctctgaggtagattacttcattggctggtgatagggttttgctaatgattaccccaaggtacatgaattgacttacCCCTAAGTGTAaagttttgagggttttgcgaatgttttatagccattgcttttgttttgttcgtattgatctttaggccaagatcattggatttggcttggatcatgtcaagtgcttttcgAGTGATATTTCTAGCATGAGCTTTATTTGGACATACTCTTCATATATCatcggcatatatgaagatttccacaccatttgggagttttaaagtggctaagttctctATTAGTAGGTTGAAAAGGTAGGGGCGAAGTAAGCCTCCTTATGGTataccgttttctagggggatgaactcggtggtttttccttggaaagtgactctggcttctcggttttgtgtgtagtttcgagtccaggacagtaagtgtcctttcactcttttttcaacaagtatgaagagtatagctggtgagctggctagctcaaaggctttctcgaaaccaaggaatatgacaaaagcttttttgtcattaattgttgagaggacatctgtggtGCATTCTTGAGAGcctatgccgcttctgtaggcatataggcgatgatgtggttggcctattttccactgcagtctgttgagtaccattctccagctactttctctgtgcagcttatcaaagctataggccggtaggtgtctggctccttgggttttggaattggtttagtGTCTTGCtcgttccatgtggttggacgtagtctttcggtgtgtgtcctgttaatcaaatgcaagtagaccaatCTAGCATGAtttcccatgttccttagcatgctatatgtgatgaggtcggctccaggggcaatgtccttcctgccttttgcgagggccatatttagttcctccatggtataggagtgatcagtatcatctaccatgtcGCAGGCagcttcaatgatgttgttcctaattgggagcagtgttctctgcctattaacagtttgcagaggtagattggtgctttttgctctgtccgcaaagttgttagcaatcctatTGGCTTCAGCTAATAGgcccttttacctccaaaggacgtactggtacgtttcacaaaagccatccctttacccccatgcacgtaccggtacgtccttgcaaaaaaatgctataattttttttcttttcatatttttgataattttttgagaaaattcaggcattttccaagagaatgagaccaaaattaatcctgttagaacaatttaaataaaatatactgcaaaatgtgctaggaaaaaaataaccgtctgggggttaagggttggaaatttccaaatagcatgggggtaaaagggcttTAGAATAAACAGAACCAGGAAACTTCTCGGAAGACACAACTgatgagctacataatttacttgtagagatcatcaaacattctgtgcaagtatcactggaagaaaaactagacaaatggtactcatggtgcaacgaggtcaacttcagcacatccctagccaaaatatggggctggtttaacaaagtctctgggaagtacagcacacccagagtcacacacccctagcattcatttctttgatgcgactgttatagtaccaggcgtcagcatgtttcttctcagagttctttttttgtggcatggatacactagCTGCTACCTCTAGTAACTAGAGGTGCAGCCAGTGTATCCAAGAAAGGAAACGAGGCTGTGGATCTGGCCTCAATTCGTGCCTGCCAGACTCCCATGCGAGCAGACAGTCCGGCAAGCTTGTCTTGAACGTCACTGACTGTCACATCATGGCCTTGCAAAGACTGGTTCATTTCGTTGAGTCGGCCGAATATATCGGCAGGGTAGGCGAGCATCATGACGAACTCTTTGTTGTCGAAGTGGACATGGAGGTTGTTTTCGTTCTCTCGCAGGAAAATTTCTGTCTCCAACCGGAGTTCATACAACCGAGATAGACATTTCCCCCTCGATAGCCAACGAACTTTGGTGTAAAACAGAAGTCCCACATGTTGCGCTCCCATTTCGTTGGCCAGAAGTTGGAAGAGCCGATGATTTTTGGCCTTCGCACGAATGAAGTTGATCACTTTGACCGCAACGTCCATGACTTCCAACAAACGCGGCGGTAGAGTTTTTGACGCAAGAGCATATCGGTGTAGTGAACAGTGGGGCCAACTTCTGTTTAACGGTGGTGAACAGTTACGAGCGGTGATGAATTTTTTTCACCGCTCCAGGAACTAAACACTGTGTAAAAAAATCAggcaaattgtttaaaaaaaaactatcccCCTATGACCGGAGTCTCGTCACCTTAATTATACACTCCAAGCTTCTGCATTCTGAATTGCATTTTTCGGTGTCCGCTCGTGGCCCCCCGGTCGAAGGCCCGTGGCCCCCTTGGGGGGCCACGGGACCCCGGTTGAGAAACGCtgctctagttgtttgctgaagtcggttgatagggtggagatatcattgtgcggGTTTTGAATGTATtccagagcccactctgtcatagctgtttcgaatttttcccagttggcaaactctgggttccacctttttggaggtggaggaggaggggggaattTCTGCAATTCAAGTTTAACTTCAATGACAAAGTGATCACTGATTtttacaggatgtagttgccatttagctcctctttgtatggcacttgataagaaggtgagatctaggcgacctccttttagatgggtggcttctgtgacgttgttgaacAGTggtacatcaggatattcttgcagtagggcatgcaagtgtctgccagtttgatttgtttctgataatgagttcaggaactgatgatttCCGTTGAAGtggcctgcaataattgagtcctCGTCGGAGGCTGCTGCGAAGATTGCctccgcattgatgctttttgctggggacttgtagatgttgtggactgttagcgtcgtggctagcggagatatctggacactaagagtctctgcctctgtcccacagtctatgcttggtagtagtttggaggggatgctgcttttgataAGGGtggtcagtcctcttgtcgttggtgatagatacgttgtgtatacttgATATCCTGAGAACGTAAATGGTGTGTTCTCTTTAAGCAGAGTTTTTTACAGTATGATAATGTCTGGGTAttgcactgaggtttgagactGGAGGAATACAAGCTTGTTTCGAAGTCCgaaaatattccattggagcactttcactggGGTGTTTTGgttcttgcaagtggttgtattaggtcCATTTGCAGGAGGAACTATGAGGGGAATTGAGATCTTAGTTCCTTAACGGCGTTGTCAAACAAGAAGTTATCAAGAGACTCCTGTATaaatttgattttgcgggatcgcaagaagttgcgaaggatgttgctgatggctgctagcagagcatctatagggcaagcagaaaggtcgtactcactgctgtcaATGTTTGAAGGATATTTGGATGGAcgtgaggcgctagatttgcttgtgACGGTGGAGCTGGGTAGGTTAGGAaattcttttaaggagtgggaAATGTTGGGTGTGTGAGTGATAGGTACATTTTTTGGCTGGGTGACACTGGGAGAATTGGTTTGGAGAGGTAAattttaaaggtgagggagtgcgactagtatgggttggggatctttttgCTTTAGGAGGAGGTTTGGGAGGACGTTTAGGTTTAGGTGCAggagggggagttggtggagaggatggttcaggaatggcatgtctggaagggttaggattttgttgggaggtgtggttggagGGTGGAAGGTTATGTTTAGTTGGAGGTGGTTGCTTTCGACGCTGCTGACGTGGATAGAGGTTGCATTGGCGGTCTGCTCCCTGGCGGTCTGCAACTCGCTGAAGTCAATagggacatctatcatgccaagcatgatgggatcctccacagttagggcagcgggcGATGGTTCTGTGCCCTGCTTTATGGCTGGCAATACAGTGGGCAGTGGGGtgttgtctgctgctgcaaaccccacagatctctggacctgtgcagcgggttttatggtggccaaacttctgacaGGGGAAGCATCGAAGTGGCTCCTTAAAGTATTCTTCGGTGCGGAATGTGCTCCAAATGACGAAGGAGAGGTGAGGAGGGAGCCTTTGTAGACggcctccaatttgtgggatcttCCTCCGgctttcccttcacatctcttgacagtgatgatggagggatgttggagcacaggttctAGTGGAAGGTCGAAGTCGTTAATGTCCAGTTTGAGTACGTTTTCTTGCTGCTCAAGGTAGGTCTTTGTTGGCTCATCTTTTGCTGTTATGACCAActgtcccctgcgattgggacgtatggtcatgttgagCTGAGAATTGCTAGCCTCCAGTTGTTGCTGTTTGTGAAGGTGGTTCTTGAGAGGGGTTATTTTCAGTCTCAACATATTCTTGGGTCGCTAGTGGGCGATCTGGGGTCTGTACTGGGTGGTCCtttgaagttccagggactggttccattGCAGGAAACTGGGGGAGCTTTTTttggctcctcaaagtaaggcaTCTGGGTTTTATCCTGCCTTTCTTCACTCGTggtcgaggggaggaggtggggataggggaagaACCCCTCTCTGCCATTGCAAAACACGATagtggtcttcagctgtcgaacgatgtatgctgcaggtgttgtctcaataaagaagatagagaaaaaaaaaatatcaaaacaaagttAAGTTTGTAAACTTGCGAATATTAACAAAAATCTACCGGCAAAGGACCGAAGATTTCAGTTACTAGCTAGTTGAAGATGAttctttcactagcttgttagtgataaGGATGAAAACTCGATcgtcatgaatattttatatagaaaaagacCAAAATATCATTTTAGACGCTCGTCTATATTTCTTATAAATGATTATCTTTAGCTATAtatcaaactattaaagaaagaaccTTACTTTAGACAAATTGAACCCTATTTCTATTTGGAAAGAGCCTCTTTTGGAATAAGTTGAAGCTCGTCTTATTTCTCTTCAGTTTTTACAACGGTTAGTTACAGATTTAGTTTAAAATCGTTATTTCTCTTTCGCCTTCTCTCCTTTTTCTCAATATCACtgttatttgttttatattcttaATGCAAACATAATTGAGCCTAGCCCTGGTTGCGTTCCATTATTCATAACATGCTTTGTAACAAATCCTCGAGCAAACAGGTGACGCTCGTGAATGCATCTTAATGGTATAATTCATTCCCACAATTGATAATCAGACACTGTCTAGTTTTGGCTGAGTCAACACAGCTCAAATACAACAAAGGATAAAAGGAGACTCACAAGTTATGTTTACTTCAAATTGAAAATCCTAAGACGTCCATTGAGGCAATGACGGCATTGCGGAAAATCGTTATGAACTTAAGATTTGTATTcagattcttgttttctttttttttcagataaacaactcttttatctaattatattttacataaatgcttaaatacatatatacatacacacatatatacacatacatacagacaaaaagacaataagtgtatatatgcatatctctgaGAAATTTGTCTCATACTCTATTAAATTTTGATGCGATAGAAGTATTTATAACCATATGGTTAAGCCATTGATTTTACCTTCACTACGGCCTAAAAGTTAATTACTTAAgaagttttttatttaatattaaagtatttatttagttatttaaataCTCTAGAGAAACTGGAATTGTAACATGATTTAAAAGACATTTTGTTTTACTCAAAAATACTAGTAGAAACAAAACATATCTTACACAAACTTCttaatttttttagtatatattaaaCTTAAACTCTGTAACTTTTGGAGATAAGGGTTAGATGACCATTTTATGAGAATTGCTTAATTAAAAATACacgtaataatgaaaattaatcgaTTAATTAATCTGATAGCATAAATTTTTGAGTTTCGTAAGATCATTGGAATTTAAATTCTAGTACCAACATTAATCTTGCGAATGTTATCATTATGCGATGAACTGAATCTAATACTCAATGAAAGAAGAAAGCTATTGAattcataagaaaattatattaaaaatatattataaatatattaaaagaaaaacattttaacatAGATAAAACAGAATGCATGCCCAATGCAATTATATCATATTCAATACAGCAAagtaatctaagagagagagagagagagagagagagagagagagagagagagagagagagagagagagagagagagagagagagagagatcactttatttatattatgCATTTAGCACTAAATTATTTTTAACTTACACTACATTTTCATTTCCGATGAACAACGTCTTTTTTCTATTGAAACAGGATATtatgataagatttttcttaacgagaccgaaaaaatttaatttaatttcggGGTTTTAGACAACAACTGTTTGTGAAGACAATAAATTATAGCTAAGCGGTTCTTATATGGACGAAAAATCTCCAAAAGAAAATGACTGCATACCAAAAGTACTTTTACCCTCTACCACATTTACTACAATCTagaataattctaatattttttcaatatcttcATCAACTGCTCACTaacaagaatattaataaaaaaaacatagaagCTAGCTTttaatactatatttatataaatatatatatatatatatatatatatatatatatatatatatatatatatatatatagatagatatatatatatatatatatatatatatatatatatatatatatatatatgtatatatatatatatatatatatatagatatagatatagatatatatatatatatatatatatatatatatatatatatatatatctatatatatatatatatatatatatatatatatatatatatatatatatatatatctatatatatatatacatatatatatatatatatatatatatatatatatatatatatatatgtatatatatatgaatatatatatataaatatatatatatatatatatatatatatatatatatatatatatctatatatatatagatatatatatatatatatatatatatatatatatatttattcatatatatatatatatatatatatatatatatatatatatatatatatatatatatacatattaaatgggACAGCTAAAATCTTGCAAACCACTGTGCAGAAAAATGTGAACTTCTCTGAAGAGACCAATTCCTGAGTTAAATTGCTTCGGGACCATATTCACTCGTACATGGAAACCGGAACTCGGAACCTGGGACCTAGAACGTGGAACCTATAGTTGTTTCCTATGCGCAAAGGCCTTCTCTACAGTCACCAATTTGTTtgaacacacacacctacacacacacacatgcacacacacacacacacacatatatatatatatatatatatatatatatatatatatatatatatatatatatatatatatatatatatatatatatatatatagagagagagagagagagagagagagagagagagagagagagagagagagagagagagagagagagagagaaattatgtagTAATATAATCACGACAAGAATCGACTTACTGGTGGAGTTACCTCCTATCAATAATTGGCGTCATGGTATCCAAGGTCATAATTAACATAGACACTTCAGTTATCCTTATTAGTATCAACAAAAAGAAActctattgtatacatatataccacaGTGTATAATGCAgacaatcaaagaaaaaatataaaaagataaaaatctgaTGATATTTTACACATGAGCTATTTTCCTTATATGATAAATATCTTCAAATAAAAATCCCTGGAAAAATCATCTGATTCATTCATTCCATTTAGAATGTATTAAAACGTTCGGTGGAAGACATAGCCAAGGTAGGCATCATATGTCAAAGGTCACATTTTAACGTGACCTTTGGATTCTTTACAAATAATTCAAGCTAaaagtttttaatgttgttaaatggAATAGCCAGTTAACGGGTATGTATTATATAACACTATGTAACGCTTTATGCAATAAAGATTTAAAGGTATCTTATGAGTAGGAGAGATCAcccaggtttaaaggctactcgtgtgTAGATGATATCAACTAAATCAATATCCACCAAGATATGGACCAGGGGGAACCGGTTACAGCGGCTAATGAGCCAGCAGCTGAATCTATAGGCTTCCAGATACTTCTTGTAATAATTTGTCTTGAGCAAGGCTGTCACTCACGACTCACAGATTGCGAGGCAGGGATTGGCCAACATGTTATAACGAAAACCTCTTTCATAAGGTATACAGTACAGGCTATTGTGGTCAGttcccattcatatatatatatatatatatatatatatatatatatatatatatatatatatatatatatatgaatatatatataaataaatatatatatatatatatatatatatatatatatatatatatatatatatatatatatatatatatatatatatatatgtatgtgtgtgtgtgtgtgtgtgtgtgcgcgtttgtgggTTTGTGTTTATATACTCCATTCATTCAGAGGGTTTATCAGACAATTCACCTTGTGACCAAAATCCTATGAGAAATTTTCTacgtcaataaataaaaaaaaatggcagcgtGAATCAGGCAATTTTCCTATTATTGAAAAAGTTCAGGAACTTCACAAAAATTCTTAAATTAGGCATTGACTGTAACATACTCACACACGCATacccacacacaaacttatatatatatatatatatatatatatatatatatatatatatatatatatatatatatatatatatatatatatatatatatatatatatatattatatatatatatatatatatatatatatatatatatatatatatatatatatatatatatgtatatatatttatatcatatatatgtatatatatatatatatatatatatatatatatatatatatatatatatatatatatatattacaaaagttcATATCATTTTCACGTTAATCCCTTTATCTTGTAACTACTGTAGAAAGTCCATCTTTGAATGACACTCATCAAAGTCCCTACTTGATAAGATTCCCAGAATTcccctaaaatatttatttcaaacctATCACATATGTATTCCTAATCTATCCCAAAAGCCGAATGGATTGTCTGAACAGACATCATCATCCAACGGCTGCGCAGAATTAGACCCTAACAAGAACCTACCTCTCCTAACAGGTCTTTGAACGCAACATCTCCTCCGTCTCTTCTCTGTCTCTCCGGAGAACTTGATACAAGTGACTTTGTTGTTGTGGAGTTTATTTCTACGTCATGATCCTGATGGTCTTTTGAAGGACTTAAACACTAGGCACTGTGCTGGCATTAGGTAACTGAATTATGAAGAATTAAAAACAAGATCTTGGCTTTAtatatctctttctgagtggggataccttaacgtggtagaaGGATTTGcgcgtcgccatgatcagcaaaactgcaaTAGTCAaaatcacccatactaggttggtttgctgtgagggatcaggaAAAAATcttacaccatcaccaatccaagctggccagcgtggtgatgataattgACCAAagcccaaacatgaattgacatatcggCGTCCTTCGCCCTGCAACGGACAAttgtatacataatcatataattgtatatatatatatatatatatatatatatatatatatatggatgaatatatatatatatatatatatatatacatatatatatataaatatatatataatatatatatatatatatatatatatatatatatatatatatatacatatatatatatatatatatatatatatatatatatatatttctttatatatatatatatatatatatatatatatatatatatatatatatgaatgcacacatatatatatatatatatatatatatatatatatatatatatatatatatatatgaatgcatatatatatatatatatatatatatatatatatatatatatatatatatatgaatacatatatatatatatatatatatatgaatgcatatatatatatatatatatatatatatatatgcattcatatatatatatatatatatatatatatatatatatatatatatatatatatatatatgtgtgtgtgtgtgtgtgtgtgtgtctgtctgtgtgtgcatgcataAAACATTCTCTTTTTAATCTATCTAAACGAAGTGTCCTTCGTTCTTTGACAGCTGTGGGAAAATACAAACTTTAATGGGTAACGCCTCATAGTTTTATGCTctattaaaaatctctctctctctctctctctctctctctctctctctcctctctctctctctctctctctctctagatcgacTGCAAGGGAAAGTGAGTCGGCTTTCTCGTCGTAGAAATACTTTTTCAGTTTCTGCAGATCATCTGCGGTTTTTGTAACCCGACTGGATCAGAATTACGAATAAAATATTTACCTATTTACACAAGAGACAAAAATCATCCCTATCTTTGTCGTGGAGATCTCCAGGattcttttgttgtttattgtGTAGACTTTTACATGTTCACCAACATCTATTTAGTTAGAAATTATCCATACACAACTTATAATTTTATGTTTTGACTGTATGAAAAAACAAACACAGGGAAAAATATACAGACAGACACCCACACAAGCACAcgcaaaacacaaacacacacatacacatattatatatatatatatatatatatatatatatatatatatacatatatatatatatatatatatatagatatagatatatatatatatatatatatatatatatatatatctatatatatatatatatatatatatatatatatatatatatatatatatatatatatatatatatatatatatatatatttatatatatacatatgtatatatgtatatatatacatatatatatatatatatatatatatatatatatatatatatatatatatatatatatatgagagagagagagagagagagagagagagagagagagagagagagagagagagagagagagagagaggagagagagagagagagagagagagccgttataAAAATCTATCCTCGTCCTGCCAGTCAAATGTACATAAAGTTTCTCCTGAGGGATAACTTTTATGTTCGAGTTTTTCCTCTGCCATAAATCTCCGAGACTCTCAACTGAGATTTCTGATTTCCGTCCTCGTAGATCTTATGGCCACAGTCTCAGGAAAGTTTACACAAACAAAAAGTGTATGTGGTGCTTTTTCTGTTTAATATgtttgctagacataaaaaatacttgtgataataaagataatatatatatatatatatatatatatatatatatatatatatatatatatatatgcatatatatatatgcatatatatatatgtatatatatatatatatatatatatatatatatatatatatatatatatatatatacatatatatatatatatatatatatatatatatatatatatatatatatatgcatatatatatgtatatatatatatatatatatatatatatatatatatatatgtatatatatatatatatatatatgtatatatatatatatatatatatatatatatatatatatgtatatatatatatatatatatatatatatatatatatatatatatatatattcatatattcgtaAGTAGCTGATActcgtccactgcagaataaaagcctcaggcatgtccttccacttgcgtctgtttacagTCTTTTCGTGCCAGTCCAACCAGgaacttttttagttcgtcgatccaacgtcttctcttccttcctttactTTATTTACAATCTCTAGCCACCCATTCTACTATATTCaatttccatctattgtctgtcgttctcattatatatcctgcccatgtccatttctatttttttacatgttgttagaatatcctcttctttagttttctctcgtatccaagtggcctttttttgtctcttagtattTTTCCCATTATTGTTCTTCCCACagatctctgagttgtaactatttGTTGTGCTAAGAATTCGGTAAGACTCTAagtttctattttaatattttgttgtcgatttgacgggtcgcatacacttgcACTGTCATAATAATGTTAAGAGGAAGAACAtgaaacataaggaaaattaataaactatTGTGTTTTACCTGAGctgaaatataaaaatcataatttcttataaTTCACATAAAATGATTTTATCAACACATCTAAATCTTCGATTATTTAATCTTATTCTGGCAGGCAGTCATTACAAACgaagccatgctgatcatgtccgaACGTGTTAAAAACATTTAATTCTCTTTT encodes the following:
- the LOC137625645 gene encoding protein FAM200C-like → MDVAVKVINFIRAKAKNHRLFQLLANEMGAQHVGLLFYTKVRWLSRGKCLSRLYELRLETEIFLRENENNLHVHFDNKEFVMMLAYPADIFGRLNEMNQSLQGHDVTVSDVQDKLAGLSARMGVWQARIEARSTASFPFLDTLAAPLVTRGSS